The Cryptomeria japonica chromosome 9, Sugi_1.0, whole genome shotgun sequence DNA segment GACGTCCGTGTGGACAAATCAGCTACTTGCCAGTTAGAAAATTGTCGGGTGATAGCCGTACAATCAAATCAGCTGTACCACATTAGCAAGGCAAATCCATACAAAACAAAAGACAGTTAAGGCTCGAAACAGTTACAAATCGAACCCCAGAcaaggaatttttattttattttgattaatggcGACTGAACCTAGGGGATTGAAAAAGCTAGACTGGAGGAAGAAATTGCAAGAAAGAGAAGAGCAAACCAAGAAGGAAGCCAGAAAGAAAGTTGCTGTAGCAATGGGCGACCAAGACAAGGGCAAAGCAATTGCACAGGATGCAGGAAAGGGAAGAGTTACGCAGGTCACCGTAGATACAATTCTATTCGAGGGTTTGGCTGGAACGGTGTGCAGGCAATGGTGGGAAAATGCCACGAGCCCGTCAGATATTGAGGTAAAAATTGAATTAACAAAAGCTAGGGTCCATGATGCTATTCAGATGCCCATTTTTAATATTAAGGAATTCGAACCCTTCCTAcaacaaatgattaaaacatatgATCCTGAACTTCGCACATCGTCATTCAATTTCCAGCacattgacatcattgtttcatttaaCTCTAATGATTTTGAGAGAGTATTTGGCATTCCTGACAAGGGTAAAAAGATTGACAAAAAGGTAACAAAGTTGTTTGAGGAAAGAAGAACCCAGCTATTAAAAGAAATGTGTAGGGACAACTTGACTACAGAAGAATGGAGTCCCATCCTGGATCCGAAGGGAAGAGGTCTGAAGAAGACATTTTtaaaatctggcatctggcaatgttTACTTGACGTAGTACAGAGCAGGCTGACTGGCTCCAGCAGAGCGTCAGACACGACAGTACCTATGATCGCATTGATGGCAGGACTCAGAAAGGGCACGGTGTATGATTGGGCCAGTCTACTGTCAGACAGAGCCCACGACTGTATGATGCTGAAACATAAAGTATTTTATATGTCACATCACGCTATCAGATTATTTTTAGATTCCGTGCAGGTACAGGTGCCACCACACCGTAGAGGACGGCAGCCACAGGATAGCATCGACTCCCTTAAGCCAGCTATATTTTATTGGTCAGAGCTGGATATTTTGACTACCGCCGAGGGACAGACTAGCAGGAAGAGGAGGAGACAGGTCCACATAGTGGTGTCGGCCAGTGACACGGATTCAGGACGACATGGCACTAGTGAGGAGTAAAGTGAGGGGTCAGATGATTCAGAGGAAGATAGCACCTTTAGGCTTTCACAGACCAAGCAGCCAGTACCGCCACAGGAGACCCCCACCACTCAGACAATATCGTTGGCAAGTGTACCGAGGGGGCATCGTGGAATGCCTAGAGGGGGAGTTGGCAGGGCCGGCCAGATGGTATTTACTCCAGCATTCCTGACCGTCGGAGGAGAGGGAGGACCATTGGCATCATCTGGAGTCACAGTGAGTACCATCTCTACCATCCCCATACCTAGGTTTGGTCAGATGCATCCTCGGCCTCCACCAATCCAGCCATCGCCAGTCACAGCCAAGATGACGACACCAGCGAGTGCACCAGTACGCACGCCCGTCATCTTGACGGAACCTAAGACATAGGAGGCCCAAAGGATGGTCAAGGAGAGGCCGGCCGGGGACGATGTCGATTCATGGCTAGACAGATATGCGGCTCTACCTTCATCCCCATGCAGGCAGGCACCACCCACACCTTCCTACCCTTGTATTCCTTCACCTCCAGGGGTTATCGACTTGGACAATGGCACTAGAAAGCAAGGCGATAGAAAGACACCGCTGGTGGAGGAGGGGGCGGTATCACCACAGCAGCAGCATCAGGTTGGACGGATTGGAGAGGGGAGACCTACTGCCATGGTGCAGTTCTTAGccaggatggaggaggaggttcaGTTACTGGTTGCCTCGACAATAGAAGAGTCTGTCGGACAGCTCACTTTGCGGAGACTCCTTGCGTTTGCTACATCTAGAGTAGCAGTGGCATTTGAGCAATGTTTTGAGCAGCATGGATGGCCGACGCTTGATCTTCCAGAGATGCGAGCAGAGTGGCAAAGCCAAGAGGTGGCCGGAGGGAGTCAAACACAGTCTGTGGTCAGACGGATTGAGCAGGCTGTACGAGATAGGTATCTCGAGCTTCGAGAGACTCAGCTCAAGGCGGATAGGGCTCAGGAGGAGTTGGCCACTCGCATCCCTGCATTGGAGATAGAGTTAGAGCAGCAGCGCACCCATGCTAGGAGTACAGATGAGATCCTTGCCACCGTGAGAGGAGAATTGAGTGCCATGAAGGCAGAGTTGGCAGTGCAGTCAAATGAGAGAGCCTCAGCAGAATCGAAAGTTGCTACCCTGGCAGCCGAGTTGGAGGCGAAGCATCAGGAATTGATGGAGGCAGCGTTTCGAGTGAGGAGTTCCCGAGAGCGGTAGTTGTAGGCTGAGCAGGACCTCCGATACCGGACCGACTAGGTGGTACAGCTTCGGGAGTAGTTGGCAGTAGCAGCCCCAACCCCTCCACCATCAGGGACGCCTCCCTTACCCCCTCAGTAGTCTGTGTGTAGTTGTTATTTTGTGGGGTTTCGTAGTTGTTATCTGTTgtaggcatatcattcccattttgttGTCTGTCGTTCGGAGACGACATTTCTTTTTGGGGGAGAttatgttgtcgggtaattaagcaataagacatttaatgtaattagagttaatgacggcagttaacccgtcggttgtcaacagttgacaccgggtaactgaccggtcacctttatatattaacgagtccttggtcatggagacagagttagtatggtcattgtcattgtactgacattattatgaatcaatgaagatCTGAGTTTCTTTATATTCTGTCATGTCTATTATTTCTGCAATGAATTGAATTACACTTTATTGGCAAAACACCACCCACAACCATGGCCAAGTGTAAACAGTGCTGCAGCACCCCAAAGATCAGCCACCACAAAAAAATCATCATCCACAGGGATCTGATCAGACAGGGAGAAGATGTCTGAATCTGTATACATTTTTTCAGTCACATAAAAATCCTTTTTAAAACCTGATCTGCCTAAATTCTAAGagcataagataggaaattttgagGCAAATGTAACGCAAGCATCCACTTAGGGTGTTCTGAAGGTAAAAAAGTGAGAGCCATTTCCTGTGGCAGCTAGATATCTGACACAAGATGATTAAGATTAATAGATTTAAAAGAACAGAGGCAACAAGCCACATTGCACAAAGACTCATGAAAACACAAGAGGATCTGAGTACAATATTGCTGGAGTTTAAGAACAGGAACATGAAGTAAAGAAATCTCACTTTGTGATGTCTCCCTAATTGAGCAAAAACAAGAATTCAAATGAACGCAAAATTAGCAATAAAACTAACAAAATTATTTAACTGGAAATTTTGATTACAGATAAAGGAAGAATCCTTCTGTACGTACAAGCATAGAGTAATTTAAGTTTAAACTAATTCATAGGTTTTAGAGATATAACTGTAACAAATTCCACTGCATGAATCTCCTTGAACAATTTACAAAGAGATAAAGAAAGAATGTTATTAATGCCACAAATGACCCACATTTAACTTGTTGGAAACAAAGCTCACCTGCATTATTTCAAGTGCTGCGAGATAAGCACGGATGTCTGTATTCTTGTAGCCCCAGCCCTCAAGATCTGCGATGATGGTGAATTTTTCCTGTTCGCTTGGCAAGCTGCACAGATTGAATAAACATTACTCCAGGTAAATTTATTTCCTAGTCTTTTTCTTTATATGGCCTCAGCTAAAAGCAAATACATCACTGGAACATTTAGGCTTTAGACAACATGAAATTTCCTAAGTAGAAACTGTCTGGACTGCATCCTTatgcagaaagaagaaagaaaatcagaCAAATTATATTAATATCCACATTTGACCAAAGTGAGTCAATCAGATTAAATAAATCCAGTCATACTAAAAAGTAATAGGGTAGCACAGAACCCAGGAGCCAAAAAGCACACATGATATAATATATATTAGAAGCAAAAGAAAAGATGGCAAACTTAAAGGAGGTAAAACCAAAACCCAAAACAGGTTAACCTTAGAAATAATGCGCAAGTAAAACTATAAAAAGTTGTGAGAAATTACCAGGCACATATTTTGTCAAATCCATAGACAACAAGACCTATAGAAACAGACAAGACAACCATTAATATTGCAGACTATTAAATACAATAAGTTAATTTATACAAGAGTCCAGGATTCAGAAGATCCAACAGTTATTAAATATAAGATTTGGATTCAAAAGAGCCACTTACGTTTAAACTCCTCTAGGTCCCTGTCACTGTTATGCCTTGCAGCAAGAATTACTCCAATTGGGTGCCCTTGTTTGTCGAAACCTTGTATAAAAATCTTCTTCTTTTCAAGCTCATTACAGACCTCTGACTCTGGAATATAGCCAAGAGGTACAAATGCCCGTCTCCAATTCAGATATTTCAGGAAAAACTGAGATGCTTTTTGCACATTGAAATCTCGTGCACGCAAAAAACGCATCACTGTAGCATCATCTGCAGCCTTCACAAGAAAAATTTCAGCCTTTAGGTAAGTTTTTTGTACAACAATGTTAACTTATCGATTATAACCTCATTGATTTGTATCATTTCTACTGTCATCCAAGAATATTGAAACTTTTGATTTTAAAATCACTTAGCACTAAAGCTACTTATGGAGCACAGGCACAGAACATGTCTATCAAAGTTGCTGGCTTTGCATATCAAGGCCAAACACAATTATTGTACACCTTTGGCAACATCCTCCTCCATCCTTGCTGGCAGAAACATAATTAGCACCTTCCATGCAGAAACCAGAATATTGGCATCTCATACAGTTCATTGTCCTGTTGTACAGACCTTTAAGAAGCCATACCTAAAATGCTATGAATCCCAAGAATTGTCACTAAGTTCATGTCAGCATTGACTGCGTATAAACCTACAAGACCCCAAATAAACCAATAATAATTCACTCTTACAATACATAAAAAGATAGCAGTTGTATTATTCCCCAACAAATGAGATCACTTAACATTGCAAAAACATGCGTAAGAGGGATGACATTCTAccatgtgttgtgacgttttcacacattgtcCCATTGCACATGGGGAACCCCACTTTTCACTTTTTAGGGTTGTCATTTTGTTAGTTTGCTTAGCTTCGCAATAGTTTTTTAAGCGTCGTTAGCCTTTGCTTGTGAGAGGATAGGTTTTG contains these protein-coding regions:
- the LOC131075952 gene encoding uncharacterized protein LOC131075952 isoform X2, whose amino-acid sequence is MDSAGSKNEISIKNSQLDLMRRTVEAQDSSAKAADDATVMRFLRARDFNVQKASQFFLKYLNWRRAFVPLGYIPESEVCNELEKKKIFIQGFDKQGHPIGVILAARHNSDRDLEEFKRLVVYGFDKICACLPSEQEKFTIIADLEGWGYKNTDIRAYLAALEIMQNFYPERLGKVLMIHVPYLFWAAWKIVYPFIDNVTKKKIIFVEDKHLKETLLSEIDESQVPEIYGGKLPLVPAQDCITTNSAPVTSSNEEVGFR